The Starkeya sp. ORNL1 DNA window ACACCATCGGCGCGGCGCAGGCGATACCTCATGGAAAAGCTCTCGCCGGTGACGAGGCAGCGGCTGAGCGCGTCCCTGAACTCCGGAGCGTCGTCCGGATGGACGGTCTCTATGAGCATCTCCAGCCGGCTCATGCCGGGCTTGTCGGTATCCGCTACCTCCAGGCCGAGGAAATCGACCATGCGCCGGTTGAAGAAGGTCGGCTCACCGTCCGGGCTCAGTCGCCAGAGGTGGCTCGGAACCATGTCCACGAGTTGCGAGAGCTCCTGCTCCCGGTCGCGCAACGCCGCCACGGTTTTCCTGTAGGCGTCGATGTCAACGCCGCTCGGGACAGGCGGCTGTTCTGAGGCGGTTCTCGCCTTGAGAGGAGCACTGGCCACGTCCGTGAACCGACTGATGAAGGAGGACGCCGTAGACGCAGAGACACCGGCGGCGACGATTGCCCCGATGCAAAGCGCCAGGGCAGAGAACGCCGCCCACGACAATCCCAGGTCGCGCGTGCCGCCCGCAGAAAAGATGGCGGCCAGTAGCGAGCCGGCGAATGCGATCGCCAATGTCACATTGAGCAGCGGGACCGTGCGGCCGGGCGCATAAAGGAACAGCGCGGCAACCGGGGCCAGCAGGCCAAACGGTGTCGCCGTCAGCCAGGACGCGGCGAGCCCGACGACGGATGTCGCAAGCGCGAGGGCCAGGCCGTGTTGGGGAAGCACTGCTGTCATGATCGGCTGCTCCTCCCGCACCAAGAATGCCTTGGACTGTCGACGCTACGTCCGGCACTTGGCCTCGATATCCGGGCTGGCGAAATCGCATTTCATCCTAATCCCGCCATGCCTAAGCCGCACGTCATGGAAATCCATGCATTGCCCGGAGATATGGCCGCTGTGGCCTCCTGCCGTCGCCGTGGGGTGGCCTGATGAATTCGTGCCCCGTCAGATCGGCCTGCATGCGATCGGACGCGCCCGCGTTCCCGGTCCGATCTTGGAACGTGTGCCGAGGCGTTGGGCGAAGGCCGGGGACGTCGATCTGCTCGATGATGGCTGCGGACGTCGAATCCACCAAGCCATTGATATCGCTACCGAGACGAAATCGGAAAATTCCCACGGAGGGGGAAGGATGGCTCCCTGAGCAGGACTCGAACCTGCGACCATTCGATTAACAGTCGAACGCTCTACCAACTGAGCTATCAGGGAACAGGGCACCCATCCGGTGGGCGCGTCACCTGTTGGGGGCGGCGTATAGCAACGCCCGACGGGTTTGTGAAGTCGCTTGCGCCTTAAAGTGAATTTAGTCCTCAGGGATCGTTCGGAAAGGGGCACCGGCCGGAAAGGGCGGACGGTGCCCGGTAGCCTTCGGGCTCAGGCCAGCAGCCGCTCGCGCTGGTCGGCGAACTGAAGCTGGTGGAAATTGTAGTAGCGCCCGCGCCGCGCCAGCAGTTCCTCGTGGCGCCCGCTCTCCACCACGCGGCCGGCATCGATCACGCAGATGCGGTCGGCATTCACCACGGTCTGCAGGCGATGGGCGATGACCAGCGTGGTGCGGTTGGCCTGGAGGTCGCGCAGGGCGCGCTGCACCTCGGCCTCGGATTCCGAATCGAGCGCGGCGGTCGCCTCGTCGAGCAGCAGGATCGGCGCGTCCTTCAGGAAGGCGCGGGCGATGGCGATGCGCTGGCGCTGGCCACCGGAGAGCTGGGCGCCATGCTCGCCGACCAGGCTCTCATAGCCTTTCGCAAAGCCCATGATGAAATCATGGGCGTGGGCGGCGCGCGCCGCCGCCTCGATCTCGGCCGCGCTCGCACCGGGTCGCCCATAGGCGATGTTGTCGCGAACGGTGCCGGAGAACAGGAAGACATCCTGGCTCACCATGGCCACGCTTGCGCGCACCGAGTGCCGCGACACCGCGGCGATGGGCTGGCCATCGATGGTGATGGTGCCGGATTCGACGTCGTAGAACCGCTCGATGAGGTTCATCACCGTGGTCTTGCCGCCGCCGGAGGGGCCGACCAGCGCCGTGGTCTCGCCCGGCTCGGCGACGAAGCTGAGGCCGCGCAGCACCGGCTCGCCCTGACGATAGCCGAACACCACGTCCTCGAAGACGATGCGGCCCTTGTCGACCGCAATGCGCGGCAGGTTGGCGCTTTCCTGTTCGGCCGGCACCGAATCCAGCACCTCGAACAGCATGCGCGCGCCAAGCAGGTTGGTGGCGAGGTCGATATTGAGCCGGGCCAGGCGCTTGGCCGGCTCGTAGCACAGCAGTAGCGCGGTGATGACGGAGAAGAACTCGCCCGGCGTGCGCCCCATGTGCAGCACGCCGTAGCCCGCATACATGATGACGGCGCCGATGGCGACGCCGGCGAGCGCCTCCATCATCGGGCCGGATTGCGACTGCGCACGCACCATGCGGTTCGACGCCTTCTCCAACTCGTCGACCTTGCCGAAGATCCGCGTGCGCAGCGCATCCTCCATGTTGAAGGACTTCACGGTGCGTATGCCCTGGAAGGCCTCCACCGAGCCGGACATGATCTGGGCGGCGTCGCTGTACTGCTTCTTGAAGACGCGCTTCACCTTGCGGATCAGGCCGCGCACCCCGACGACCGCGATCGGCATGGCGACGAGGCCGACCATCGCCATGCCGGCGTCCTGGATGATCATCACCGCGGTAAGGCCGATCACCGAGAACAGGTCGCGCCCGAGGCTGGTGATGACGAGGTTCAGCACGTTGCGCGCCGCCTGCGCGCCCTGATTGATGCGCAGCGAGATCTCGGCGGTGTGGCGCTGGGCGAAATAGCTGACATCCTGCCGCAGCAACTGGTCGATGACGCGCTTCTGGTTGTCGGCGACGATGCGGTTACCGATGGAGCCGAGCACCACTGCCTGGCCGTAGCCGGCGAGGCCCTTGATGACGCTGAGCGCGATCACCGCGCCCGACAGCAGCCAGATGGCGCCGGAGCTCTGCTCGACGAAGATGCGGTTGATCACGTCGCCCATCAGATAGGCGAGGCCGGCGGTGGTGCCCGCTACCAGACCCATGAAGACGAAAGCGATCGCATAGCCCTTCCAGTGGCGACGACCGTCATCGAGGAAGAGGCGACGGATCGCATCCAGGCTTTCCGGGCCGATCGCCTTGTTGAGGGCGGCACGCAACTTCTCTGGCAGCATCAAGCGGATCCTTCGAGACTTTAGGCGCGTTCATGATCCGACCTGTGCCCCCTGGGCGCGCCGGACGAGCGCTGGCGTCCATGAACCGCGATCACCCGGGCATGTCAAACCGGCACACCGCCGCGGCGGAGCCGTGGTCCGGCCGTGCCGCAAGGCCGGCGACGTTCGGGACGCACACTCCGAGGAGCCGCGCCATGCGCCGCCGACCCGGTACTTAGCGGTCGGCGGCGCATGTGCGATTCTGGAGGCCACGGAGGGAATCGAACCCCCGTACGCGGATTTGCAGTCCGCTGCGTAACCACTCCGCCACGTGGCCAAAAGGCGTGGCCGGTAAAACCGGCCGGGCAGGCGGGCCTCATAACAGAGCGCGCCGGGGTCGGCAACGCATCATCGTCCGAAGCATGGCGATGCGCGAAGCAGGAGGGAGCCAAGGTGCGGCACCGGCGCACTGGAATGCGCCGCGAGCCCTTGCAATAACGCGGCAGCTGCCGCAATCCTGCGCCGTTGCCTTCACCCCTAGAGGTTGCCCCCGCATGATCGATTTCGCTGAGATGCGCCGCGCCATGGTCGACGCGCAGGTGCGCGCCAACGACGTGACCGACCTGCGAATCGTCGCGAGCATGCTGGAGACGCCGCGGGAGCGCTTCGTGCCCGCCAGCCTCTCGAGCTTTGCCTATATCGATGACGACCTCCTGGTGAAGGAAGGCGCGCCGGCGCGCTATCTGATGGAGCCGATGGTGCTCGCCAAGCTGCTGCAGGCGGCGGAAATCGGCCCGGATGCGCTGGTGCTCGATGTCGGCGCGGCGACCGGCTATTCCACCGCCGTGCTGGCGCGGCTCGCCGGACAAGTCGTGGCGCTGGAGGAAGATGCCGAACTCGCCGCGCAGGGCTCGAACCTGCTCGTTGAACTCGGCCTGCTCAATGCCGCCTTCGTGCAGGGCCCGCTTACCGCCGGTTGGCCGGGCGAATCACCTTATGATGTGATTCTGCTGAATGGTGCGGTCGATTCGCCACCCGAAGTGCTGCTCAGCCAGTTGAAGCCGGGCGGGCGTCTCGTTGCCGTAGTCGGCCGTGGCCGGGCGGGGAGAGCCACCGTGTTCACGAACACGTCAGGCGGCGTAGGTTCGCGCGTTGTTTTCGACGCCGCGGTGCCGGTGCTGCTCGGCTTCGAGGCTCGCCCGGGCTTCGTATTCTGAGATTCTTCCCTCCAGCTGTGGCCCTTCTGCCGCGCGCTGCCGCAAAGTAGCGGGTGAATCGAACCGAGCGGTTCACAGCCCCCTATCGAGCACCTATTCTGACCTTCACGTCGGACAGAGATGAGAGTCGCACGACGAGGCGGCTCCGCCGAGAAGCTTGCGTATGCAGGGGTTTGAACCATGTGGCATTTCGCTGCCGGGGGCAGGGTCGTCGCGTATGCGGCGATCGCAATATTTGTTGGAGCCGCGGCGTCTGCGGTTCCGGCCGGTGCCCAGACGCTGGATCAGTCGCTCTCGGCGGCTTATTCCAACAATCCAACTTTGAATTCACAGCGGGCGGCGACCCGCGCCACCGACGAATATGTGCCGATCGCGCTGTCGGGCTACCGCCCGCAGGTTTTCGGCAGTGCCTATGTCGGCACGCAATGGACGGAGACCAAGATCTCCAATTTCCCATTGTCCGGCACCACCACCACGCAGAGCCAGACCCAGCCGTACGGCTTCGGCGTCACCATCAGCCAGACCATCTATGATGGCCTGCGCACGGCGAATTCGGTGCGCGGCGCGGAGTTCCAGGTGCGCGGCCAGCGCGAGCTGCTGCGCAACACCGAGCAGCTCGTCCTGCTGGACGCCGCGACCGCCTATATGAATGTGCTGCAGAATTCGGCGCTGGTCGAACTCCAGCGGCAGAACCTCGAAGCGTTGCAGGAAGAACTGCGCGCCACGCGCGACCGCTTCTCGGTCGGCGAAGTGACACGCACCGACGTCGCGCAGGCAGAGGCGAGCGTCGCCAATGCACAGAGCGAACTGGCACTCGCCGAATCCAACCTCAATTCGGCCCGGGCTACCTTCTTCCAGGTGATCGGCCTGAAGCCGGTCAAGCTCTCTCCGGGCCGGCCGATCGACAATCTGCTGCCCAAGGTGCAGAACACCGCGGTCGATATCGGTCTTGCCAACCATCCGGCCGTCAAGGCCGCGCAGTTCTCGGTGGATGCTGCGATGGCGAACGTGAAGGTTGCCGAAGGTGCGCTGTCGCCTTCAGTCAGCCTCAACGGCTCGGCCGCTTCAGACTACGCCTCCTCGGATCAGATCGAGCGCCAGTCTTCGGCATCGCTGACGCTGAACCTCTCGGTGCCGATCTACCAAGGCGGCGGCGAGTACGCGACGATTCGGCAGAACAAGGAATTGCTCGGCCAGTCGCGTATCGAGGTCGACGTAAATCGCGAGCAGGTGCGCGCCAATGTCGTGCAGTTCTGGGGTGCGCTCGTCGCTGCGAAGGCGGCCATCGAATCCGCGCAGGCCTCTGTTGCCGCCAACGAGATCGCGCTGAAGGGCGTCCGCGAGGAATGGCGCGTCGGCCAGCGCACAACGCTCGACGTGCTGAATGCGCAGACCGCGCTGTTCGATGCCCGCGCCAGCCTGGTCATCGCACAGCGCGACCGCGTGGTGGCTTCCTACTCGCTGCTCTCCGCGACCGGCCAGCTCAGCGCTTCCAAGCTCGGCCTGAAGGTGCAGCAGTACAATCCCAAGGTCCATTACGACCAGGTGCGCGATGCTTGGTTCGGGGTGCGTACGCCCGACGGGCGCTGAGCGGCAGACCGCTCAGAGCGACAGTGCTTTACAACGTGATGGCCGGCCTCGTGCCGGCCATTTCGATTCTCGGGCCGCCGTAATCGCACCGTCATGGCCGGGCTTGTCCCGGCGATCCACGGTTGTTCGCTCGTCAAGGACGTGGGTTCTCGGAACAAGCCGGAGGATGACAGGGCGGGCAGGTATCCTTAGAGGCCGCTTCGCGGTACGCGGGAACTACGTTCCACAACATGTTGGGTCGGCGCGTCTTCCCATCCACAATGGAAATCCCAGCCTCGCTTGGCGCCCGGAGCGGTCCGATGTCATATTATTCGGGCTCAAAGCATTGATTCGTCGCGGGGTGGCGGCGAGCGGGCGTGGGCCGGCGCAGCGATCGGGTGAAGCGTATGTCGATGAATGCGAGGGCGGCCGACCCCTCGATGGAGGAGATTCTCGCCTCCATCCGCCGCATCATTGCCGATGACCTGCCGTCGCGCCGTGAGCTGCGTCCTGCTCTCGAAGTGGCGAGCGCGCCGCGGGATGATTTCTCCCTTGAGGACTACGTGCGGGAGGAGGTGGTGACGCCGCCACCCGTCGCGGCTACGCGCCGCGCTCCGGAACCCTCGCTGATGGGCGCCGCCGATCTGCCGCTGCCCGATCCGGTGCGTCGTCTGGTCGACCTTGCCGCAGTCGAGGACCAGGTGCAGGCCGAGGTTGCGATGGCGCTGCGCGGCTCCCTTCCGGGCGAGCCGCGTGCTGCGGCCACGGCGCAAGCCGCGCCTGTCGCGGCCGCGCCTGCGGCGCCGGTTAGCGCGTTCGCCGCAGCGCAACCGCCGACGCCCGCCGATCCGCTGCGCACGCCCATGGCGCCGCCGTCGCCGCCCGTCACTCCGGCTCACGGCCTGCCGCACCGCCCGACCTTCAATTTCGGCCAGCCGCCGCGGCCGCCTGTCACGCCGTCGCGCGCGCCGGAGCCGGATCGCCTGGTTTCGGCGCCGACCAATGCGGCGGTCAGCGCGTCCTTCGGCACGTTGGCCCGTACCATCATGTCCAATAACAGCCGGTCGCTGGAGGATGTGGTGGCGGAGCTGTTAAAGCCGATGCTGCGCTCCTGGCTCGACGACAATCTGCCGACCATCGTC harbors:
- a CDS encoding ABC transporter ATP-binding protein, with amino-acid sequence MLPEKLRAALNKAIGPESLDAIRRLFLDDGRRHWKGYAIAFVFMGLVAGTTAGLAYLMGDVINRIFVEQSSGAIWLLSGAVIALSVIKGLAGYGQAVVLGSIGNRIVADNQKRVIDQLLRQDVSYFAQRHTAEISLRINQGAQAARNVLNLVITSLGRDLFSVIGLTAVMIIQDAGMAMVGLVAMPIAVVGVRGLIRKVKRVFKKQYSDAAQIMSGSVEAFQGIRTVKSFNMEDALRTRIFGKVDELEKASNRMVRAQSQSGPMMEALAGVAIGAVIMYAGYGVLHMGRTPGEFFSVITALLLCYEPAKRLARLNIDLATNLLGARMLFEVLDSVPAEQESANLPRIAVDKGRIVFEDVVFGYRQGEPVLRGLSFVAEPGETTALVGPSGGGKTTVMNLIERFYDVESGTITIDGQPIAAVSRHSVRASVAMVSQDVFLFSGTVRDNIAYGRPGASAAEIEAAARAAHAHDFIMGFAKGYESLVGEHGAQLSGGQRQRIAIARAFLKDAPILLLDEATAALDSESEAEVQRALRDLQANRTTLVIAHRLQTVVNADRICVIDAGRVVESGRHEELLARRGRYYNFHQLQFADQRERLLA
- a CDS encoding protein-L-isoaspartate O-methyltransferase translates to MIDFAEMRRAMVDAQVRANDVTDLRIVASMLETPRERFVPASLSSFAYIDDDLLVKEGAPARYLMEPMVLAKLLQAAEIGPDALVLDVGAATGYSTAVLARLAGQVVALEEDAELAAQGSNLLVELGLLNAAFVQGPLTAGWPGESPYDVILLNGAVDSPPEVLLSQLKPGGRLVAVVGRGRAGRATVFTNTSGGVGSRVVFDAAVPVLLGFEARPGFVF
- a CDS encoding TolC family outer membrane protein codes for the protein MWHFAAGGRVVAYAAIAIFVGAAASAVPAGAQTLDQSLSAAYSNNPTLNSQRAATRATDEYVPIALSGYRPQVFGSAYVGTQWTETKISNFPLSGTTTTQSQTQPYGFGVTISQTIYDGLRTANSVRGAEFQVRGQRELLRNTEQLVLLDAATAYMNVLQNSALVELQRQNLEALQEELRATRDRFSVGEVTRTDVAQAEASVANAQSELALAESNLNSARATFFQVIGLKPVKLSPGRPIDNLLPKVQNTAVDIGLANHPAVKAAQFSVDAAMANVKVAEGALSPSVSLNGSAASDYASSDQIERQSSASLTLNLSVPIYQGGGEYATIRQNKELLGQSRIEVDVNREQVRANVVQFWGALVAAKAAIESAQASVAANEIALKGVREEWRVGQRTTLDVLNAQTALFDARASLVIAQRDRVVASYSLLSATGQLSASKLGLKVQQYNPKVHYDQVRDAWFGVRTPDGR
- a CDS encoding DUF2497 domain-containing protein, which translates into the protein MEEILASIRRIIADDLPSRRELRPALEVASAPRDDFSLEDYVREEVVTPPPVAATRRAPEPSLMGAADLPLPDPVRRLVDLAAVEDQVQAEVAMALRGSLPGEPRAAATAQAAPVAAAPAAPVSAFAAAQPPTPADPLRTPMAPPSPPVTPAHGLPHRPTFNFGQPPRPPVTPSRAPEPDRLVSAPTNAAVSASFGTLARTIMSNNSRSLEDVVAELLKPMLRSWLDDNLPTIVERLVKAEIERVSRGGR